One window of Chamaesiphon minutus PCC 6605 genomic DNA carries:
- a CDS encoding KGK domain-containing protein, which yields MTNNLIPYDCGDDDVIAFGEAMFRAGKLKRAIGQSFDGSVGRAIDQKLRQHGLEIPIRMIGSTRLANEHCQWFDDGINCEILDLATRQWCKGKVRVQVSVEFMVEDTGEKMLLPGDRDSPDAALRDREDSASDEYVNSEYVFTGIHHNGQ from the coding sequence ATGACAAATAATCTTATTCCTTATGATTGTGGTGACGACGATGTGATTGCCTTTGGCGAGGCAATGTTTCGCGCTGGCAAGCTAAAGCGGGCGATCGGGCAATCTTTTGATGGCTCGGTCGGTAGGGCGATCGATCAGAAACTACGTCAACATGGTTTAGAGATTCCCATTCGGATGATCGGTTCGACCCGATTGGCTAACGAACATTGTCAATGGTTCGATGACGGTATTAATTGTGAGATTCTCGATCTGGCTACCCGACAATGGTGTAAAGGTAAAGTTCGGGTCCAAGTTTCAGTTGAATTTATGGTAGAAGATACGGGTGAAAAAATGTTATTACCTGGAGATCGGGACTCGCCAGATGCCGCACTTCGCGATCGAGAAGATTCAGCTAGTGATGAATATGTTAATAGCGAATACGTGTTTACGGGTATTCATCATAATGGTCAATAA
- a CDS encoding pyridoxal-phosphate-dependent aminotransferase family protein → MENKLMLMIPGPTPVPENVLLALAKHPIGHRSGEFSQIMADVTANLKWLHQTQNDVLMLTVSGTGAMEAGMINFFSPGDRVLVVHNGKFGERWAEVAQAFALDVVEVTAPWGQPIDPTTVQAALDADPDKAIKGVIVTHSETSTGVINDLETISKHVKAHGALIIVDAVTSLGAVNVPIDEWGLDVVCSGSQKGFMIPPGLGFVTVSPKAWEAYKVAKLPRFYMDLGPYSKGAAKNTTPFTPPVNLIFALQAALKMMKAEGLEQIFARHHRHMLATRAAVTAMGLPLYAPEGHGSPAITAVAPTTVDAEQVRSVMKKKFDIVLAGGQDSLKGKIFRIGHLGFVCDRDILTAIAALEATLSELGHTGGTPGAGVAAAAKILTA, encoded by the coding sequence GTGGAAAATAAATTGATGTTGATGATTCCTGGCCCTACTCCAGTACCAGAAAACGTCTTGTTGGCTCTAGCCAAGCACCCGATCGGACATCGGAGTGGGGAATTTAGCCAAATTATGGCAGATGTTACGGCTAATCTCAAATGGTTGCACCAAACTCAAAATGATGTCTTGATGCTAACAGTTTCCGGTACCGGAGCCATGGAAGCAGGCATGATTAACTTCTTTAGCCCTGGAGATCGGGTATTAGTCGTTCATAATGGTAAGTTTGGCGAACGCTGGGCGGAAGTAGCCCAAGCATTTGCCCTCGATGTGGTAGAAGTTACCGCACCTTGGGGACAACCGATCGATCCTACTACCGTCCAAGCAGCATTAGACGCCGATCCAGACAAAGCAATTAAAGGTGTCATTGTCACTCATAGCGAGACTTCCACTGGTGTGATCAACGACTTAGAAACCATTAGCAAACATGTCAAAGCTCATGGCGCGTTGATTATTGTCGATGCCGTCACTAGCTTGGGTGCTGTCAATGTGCCGATCGATGAATGGGGTCTAGATGTCGTCTGTTCTGGCTCACAAAAAGGATTTATGATTCCCCCCGGATTGGGTTTTGTCACCGTTAGCCCCAAAGCCTGGGAAGCTTATAAAGTAGCCAAACTACCCCGCTTCTATATGGACTTGGGGCCATATAGTAAAGGTGCCGCCAAAAATACTACCCCCTTTACACCGCCAGTCAACTTGATTTTCGCGCTCCAAGCCGCACTCAAGATGATGAAAGCAGAAGGACTCGAACAGATTTTTGCCCGTCACCACCGCCACATGCTTGCCACCCGTGCCGCCGTTACCGCCATGGGCTTGCCCCTGTACGCACCAGAAGGGCACGGTAGTCCTGCCATTACCGCAGTGGCACCCACCACTGTCGATGCCGAGCAAGTCCGCAGTGTGATGAAGAAGAAATTCGATATCGTCCTCGCTGGCGGCCAGGATAGCCTCAAAGGTAAAATCTTCAGAATCGGTCATCTCGGCTTTGTCTGCGATCGGGATATCCTCACGGCGATAGCGGCTTTAGAAGCCACCCTCAGCGAACTCGGTCATACTGGCGGCACCCCTGGTGCTGGCGTCGCCGCCGCCGCCAAAATTTTGACTGCCTAA
- a CDS encoding tetratricopeptide repeat protein yields MLSRFWIGSNQRKNLTQIAAPAPLEKGGANERDSLRREVVTPSQNLANFLTINLSNPNRSSTDLAEHETMKQDLQSESEPPNYPVATDDPEAWYRQGNLYRDARKLDVALACYNKTIELQPHKQEAWANLGWVLVGLGRWEEALASYDRALELRPEDGEAWANRGWVLFQLGYYQQAIENCECSIELNPEDRFAWYQKGRALFELGSYDRALAAYDRALEISPDDSLTLSNKGWLLFHIGQVQAACGCYEQSLHIDPSDRFAWNNHGQVLFQLGQIRAAIDAYQKALELDSQFYQAWNNLGVAHFEQKSFQDALRCYRAAIELAPEFQAAWCNQGKVLFFLGDFEAALAAYTKVTQLQPDFDRAWNYCGNILFHLGELEPALRRYEMVTKLQPQLAEGWSNRGNVLLLLDRPQEALTCYTQATTLAPKDASAWNDRGKAMFHLGRYEHALDCYRKATQLEPSLSDAWNNLGKTQFKLGKFETAISSYEQATRLYPEFYTAWNNLGVAQFHLQRYEAAIASYERTLQIQPQFHQAWYNKGMAQFHLSQYDRALASYDRTLKLKPDYYQAWNNLGFVLFHLGRYEEAISSYNHTLKLNPEFYPAWYNHGMTLAHQGRDAEAIESYDKALGFQPNDPYLWHSRGRALAKLERHAEALTCFDRSIDILPENYEPWYDRGQSLAALGRYTTALESYDRTLQLRPKDPEIWHSYGIVQGLRQEYTAALESYDRALAINPNFYQSWYERGNALAELGRHEYAITNYDRAIAILPSFAPASQGKGQSLFKLQRYAEAIASYDLALTTAPDSFDCWCQRGYAFWHLESWDEALYSYQQALKLNASAAIVWHFQGKTLLKLQRYAEALTVYERAIELNSEDYHSWNDLGLTFAHLGRSEDAIDSYRQAIELQPDYHPAWHNLGKELTQLGDTDGASAAYERAIAYHPQDADTWYGMGNLLWQLGELSEAMFAYEQVTNLKPDRAEAWYRQGKALQALQQWERAVTCYERVTTLTNPSYDLCYSHGQVLTKLNRHQEALACYELALTLNKNAADAWYAKGQTLAALNRWEDANSCYERALSLDPQNQSILYNQSRVQAAQGDWETALVACCQAIELDPDNPEIWTQHGQISIELGNYNTAVASLQTATGIAPESARSWALLGKAEYHRGEFVAALAAYRQALELEPHRAETWYDRGYLLGQLERWEDALISYDRATESDPNYALAWYQRGQAQFQLHEDPAENLQSYQRALTLDPNHPAAWYQQGNLLFQLGRLEAAVESYERALQLKPEDYYIWNNHGNVLGSLKRYDCAIESYDKALALKPEFYQSWHNRGKALFHLKRYEEAAAAHERSLEIHPHNAQIWNGRGMALQHIGCWQEALACYERSIEIDKLDPQVWLNRGTALFHLHKYEDAIACYDNCAILNPDELQAYHYRGIASLELGRWDAAVASFDRALTLSPALDEPEDRVRSQSVPVGKSPLTASTWNSRGTALFQLGNLEGALHSYRQATKVAPEDPLGWTNQGATHLNLQQYAEALQCYQTSLKIDANDAATWYKQAISQQALGRLDAAIISLTKAVEIDPQFILARYRRGNIYLLQREFEAALTDYEVTLNLDPDRAAAWNSRGNCLLELKILDNALFSFQQATGLEPENSEYWFNQGRAHSSLQQWEEAENCYQQARSLTQRDW; encoded by the coding sequence ATGCTAAGTAGATTTTGGATTGGTAGTAATCAACGCAAAAACTTAACTCAGATCGCGGCTCCAGCCCCCTTAGAAAAAGGAGGAGCCAACGAACGCGATTCTTTGAGAAGAGAAGTTGTTACTCCCTCTCAAAATTTAGCTAATTTTCTAACTATTAATCTATCCAATCCAAATAGATCTTCGACAGACCTCGCCGAACATGAGACAATGAAACAAGATTTGCAATCTGAATCCGAACCCCCAAACTATCCTGTGGCAACAGACGACCCCGAAGCTTGGTACCGTCAAGGCAACTTGTACCGCGATGCAAGGAAGCTGGATGTAGCTTTAGCTTGCTACAATAAGACAATTGAGTTACAACCCCACAAGCAAGAAGCTTGGGCAAATCTGGGGTGGGTTTTAGTCGGGCTGGGCAGATGGGAGGAAGCATTGGCATCTTACGATCGCGCGCTCGAACTCAGACCTGAAGATGGCGAGGCGTGGGCCAATCGCGGTTGGGTCTTATTTCAATTAGGTTATTACCAACAAGCGATCGAAAATTGCGAGTGCTCGATCGAACTCAATCCTGAAGATCGGTTTGCTTGGTATCAAAAAGGACGCGCTCTGTTTGAATTAGGCAGTTACGATCGGGCACTAGCAGCATACGATCGCGCCTTGGAGATTTCGCCAGATGATAGTTTGACACTATCCAATAAAGGCTGGTTACTATTTCACATCGGACAGGTGCAAGCAGCCTGTGGTTGTTACGAACAAAGTTTGCACATCGATCCGAGCGATCGGTTTGCCTGGAATAATCACGGCCAAGTATTATTTCAATTGGGACAAATTAGAGCCGCCATTGACGCTTATCAAAAAGCACTCGAACTCGACTCGCAATTTTATCAAGCTTGGAATAATCTGGGCGTGGCGCACTTCGAGCAAAAAAGTTTTCAGGATGCTTTAAGATGTTACCGCGCAGCGATCGAATTGGCACCAGAATTTCAGGCCGCTTGGTGCAATCAGGGTAAAGTCTTATTTTTTCTGGGGGATTTTGAGGCAGCTTTAGCAGCTTATACCAAAGTCACGCAACTGCAACCGGATTTCGATCGCGCCTGGAATTACTGCGGTAATATTCTCTTCCATTTAGGCGAATTGGAACCCGCACTGCGCAGATATGAGATGGTGACCAAATTGCAACCCCAACTCGCCGAAGGCTGGAGCAATCGCGGCAACGTGCTGTTGCTGCTAGATCGGCCTCAAGAAGCCCTCACCTGTTATACGCAAGCCACTACGCTCGCGCCCAAAGATGCCAGTGCCTGGAACGATCGCGGCAAAGCAATGTTTCATTTGGGGCGGTACGAACACGCCCTCGACTGCTATCGCAAAGCCACTCAACTCGAGCCGAGCCTCAGCGATGCCTGGAATAATCTGGGCAAAACCCAGTTCAAACTGGGTAAATTTGAGACGGCTATTTCTTCATACGAGCAAGCGACGCGGCTGTATCCAGAGTTTTATACCGCTTGGAATAACTTAGGCGTCGCCCAATTTCATCTCCAACGCTACGAAGCCGCGATCGCCAGTTACGAGCGGACATTACAAATCCAGCCTCAATTCCATCAGGCTTGGTACAACAAGGGGATGGCACAGTTTCATTTGAGTCAATACGATCGAGCATTAGCTAGTTACGATCGCACCCTCAAGCTCAAACCTGACTACTATCAAGCCTGGAATAACTTAGGATTCGTGCTGTTTCATTTGGGTAGGTACGAAGAGGCGATTAGCAGCTACAATCATACCCTCAAGCTCAATCCCGAATTTTATCCCGCTTGGTACAATCACGGGATGACTTTGGCGCACCAAGGCAGAGATGCTGAAGCAATCGAGAGCTACGATAAAGCTCTGGGATTTCAGCCGAACGACCCCTATCTTTGGCACAGTCGCGGGCGCGCTCTGGCTAAATTAGAGCGACATGCCGAAGCTCTGACTTGTTTCGATCGATCGATCGACATCCTTCCCGAAAACTACGAACCTTGGTACGATCGCGGCCAATCTCTAGCCGCCTTGGGGCGGTATACCACCGCCTTAGAAAGCTACGATCGCACCTTGCAACTGCGACCTAAAGATCCGGAAATTTGGCATAGCTATGGCATCGTTCAAGGATTGCGTCAAGAATACACCGCTGCCTTAGAAAGCTACGATCGCGCGCTGGCCATCAATCCGAATTTTTACCAATCGTGGTACGAGCGCGGTAATGCCCTAGCAGAACTAGGACGACATGAATACGCAATTACCAACTACGATCGGGCGATCGCGATCTTGCCTAGCTTTGCCCCTGCCAGCCAAGGTAAAGGACAATCACTCTTTAAACTCCAACGTTATGCTGAAGCGATCGCCAGCTACGATCTGGCTTTAACAACCGCCCCAGATAGCTTTGATTGTTGGTGTCAGCGCGGTTATGCCTTCTGGCATCTCGAAAGCTGGGACGAAGCTCTATATAGCTACCAGCAAGCCCTCAAGCTCAATGCGAGTGCGGCGATCGTTTGGCACTTTCAAGGTAAAACCTTACTCAAGCTCCAACGTTATGCCGAAGCTCTGACTGTCTACGAGCGCGCGATCGAACTCAACAGCGAAGATTACCACAGTTGGAACGACCTCGGTTTGACATTCGCACATCTCGGACGCTCAGAAGACGCGATCGACAGCTATCGTCAAGCGATCGAACTCCAGCCCGACTATCACCCCGCTTGGCATAATTTAGGCAAAGAACTCACCCAGCTTGGCGACACCGACGGCGCGTCAGCCGCTTACGAGCGGGCGATTGCTTACCACCCTCAAGATGCCGATACCTGGTATGGTATGGGCAATCTGCTCTGGCAATTGGGCGAATTGTCAGAGGCGATGTTTGCCTACGAGCAGGTCACCAATCTGAAACCCGATCGCGCCGAAGCCTGGTATCGCCAAGGTAAAGCCTTGCAAGCGTTACAGCAGTGGGAACGCGCCGTTACGTGTTACGAACGCGTCACCACCCTGACTAATCCTAGCTACGATCTCTGCTACAGTCACGGCCAAGTACTCACCAAATTAAACCGCCATCAAGAAGCCCTAGCTTGCTATGAGCTGGCTCTGACCCTCAATAAAAATGCTGCCGATGCGTGGTATGCCAAGGGTCAGACTCTAGCCGCACTCAACCGTTGGGAAGATGCCAATAGCTGCTACGAGCGCGCCCTGAGTCTCGATCCGCAAAATCAGTCGATCCTCTATAACCAAAGCCGAGTCCAGGCAGCTCAAGGCGACTGGGAAACCGCCTTAGTCGCCTGTTGTCAAGCGATCGAACTCGACCCAGATAATCCAGAAATCTGGACGCAGCACGGGCAAATCTCGATCGAATTAGGTAATTACAACACCGCTGTTGCGAGCTTGCAAACAGCTACAGGAATTGCGCCAGAATCGGCGAGAAGCTGGGCACTGTTAGGCAAAGCTGAATACCATCGCGGCGAATTTGTCGCGGCTTTAGCGGCTTATCGGCAGGCTCTAGAACTCGAACCACATCGTGCCGAAACTTGGTACGATCGCGGTTATTTACTAGGGCAACTAGAGCGGTGGGAAGATGCCTTGATTAGTTACGATCGGGCGACCGAGTCCGACCCTAATTATGCCCTAGCATGGTACCAGCGCGGGCAGGCACAGTTTCAACTCCACGAAGATCCTGCTGAAAATCTCCAGAGTTACCAGCGCGCTCTAACACTCGATCCTAACCACCCCGCCGCTTGGTATCAACAAGGCAATCTCCTATTTCAATTGGGACGGTTGGAAGCCGCAGTCGAAAGCTACGAACGCGCCCTCCAACTCAAACCTGAAGATTATTATATTTGGAACAATCACGGTAACGTGCTCGGCTCGCTCAAACGCTACGATTGCGCGATCGAAAGTTATGACAAAGCCTTGGCACTCAAACCAGAGTTTTATCAAAGCTGGCACAATCGCGGCAAAGCACTATTTCACCTCAAACGCTATGAAGAAGCGGCAGCAGCTCACGAACGCAGCCTCGAAATTCATCCTCACAATGCCCAGATCTGGAATGGACGGGGAATGGCATTGCAACACATCGGTTGCTGGCAAGAAGCACTAGCTTGTTACGAACGCAGTATCGAAATCGATAAACTCGATCCGCAAGTCTGGCTCAATCGGGGCACGGCTTTATTCCATCTCCACAAATACGAAGATGCGATCGCCTGTTACGACAACTGCGCCATTCTCAATCCCGACGAGCTGCAAGCCTATCACTATCGCGGCATCGCCTCCCTCGAACTCGGTCGCTGGGATGCAGCAGTAGCGAGCTTCGATCGCGCCTTGACATTATCTCCGGCTTTAGACGAACCAGAAGATCGAGTGCGATCGCAGAGCGTTCCTGTAGGGAAATCGCCACTGACAGCCAGTACTTGGAATAGCCGTGGGACTGCCCTATTTCAACTCGGAAATCTCGAAGGTGCGCTGCATAGTTATCGCCAAGCCACCAAGGTTGCCCCTGAAGACCCCTTGGGCTGGACTAATCAGGGCGCAACGCATCTCAACCTTCAGCAGTACGCTGAGGCTCTCCAGTGCTATCAAACCAGCCTTAAAATAGACGCTAATGATGCCGCAACTTGGTACAAACAAGCGATCTCCCAACAAGCATTGGGAAGACTCGATGCCGCTATTATTAGCCTCACCAAAGCTGTAGAGATAGACCCCCAATTCATCCTCGCCCGGTATCGACGGGGCAATATCTACTTGTTGCAGCGCGAATTTGAAGCTGCGCTAACCGACTATGAAGTAACTCTCAATCTCGATCCCGATCGTGCAGCCGCTTGGAATAGTCGCGGTAATTGTTTGCTCGAACTCAAGATTCTCGATAACGCTCTATTTAGCTTTCAACAAGCTACCGGGCTAGAGCCAGAAAATTCTGAGTACTGGTTCAATCAAGGTCGCGCTCATAGCAGTCTCCAGCAGTGGGAAGAAGCCGAAAACTGCTATCAGCAAGCTCGAAGTTTGACTCAGCGGGATTGGTAG
- a CDS encoding alpha-amylase/alpha-mannosidase codes for MPHPLHVAFIWHQHQPLYKYRDGKYRLPWVRLHGTKDYLDLILLLEKYPKLHQTVNLVPSLILQLEDYIAGTAFDPYLELALMPIEQLQDAQKQFIIRHFFDANHHTLIDPHPRYSELYHQRQEHGEPWCFDNWIDRDYSDLLAWHNLAWFDPLFWEDPEIAHWLAQDRDFSLSDRQRIYSKQREILRRIVPQHRKMQESGQLEVTTTPYTHPILPLLADTNVGRVAIPNMDLPQQRFQWAEDIPRHLNKAWDMYKDRFGCAPRGLWPSEQAVSPEMLPYVAQQGFKWLCTDESVLGNTLKQYFHRDGAGNVLEPELLYRPYQVSTPDGDLSMVFRDHRLSDLIGFTYSGMPAETAAADLVGHLHEISRSLAAKEGHGGNSLEKPWLVTIALDGENCWEHYHLDGKPFLEHLYGTLSDDETIKLVTVSEFLDEFPPTASFPPADMHTGSWVDGSLTTWIGDPAKNRAWDLLTAARQVLANHPEATEQTNPAAWEALYAAEGSDWFWWFGYGHSSNQDAMFDQLFREHLIALYQALNEPVPPELRQPVESHERRTTYRPEGFINPVIDGSGDEQDWNFAGRLEIGGASGTMHQASLIQRVFYGADHLNFYLRMDFKAGVKPGLEIPNELNLVWFYPKEIMHNSPIPLAELPRQAPTNYRFHHRLLIDLTTKNTWLQEAMDYDRWEARSSNAQVAWDKCLEIAVPWADLHLEPDYGLQMALMFSDCGRYRQHIPEQGWISLQVP; via the coding sequence ATGCCGCATCCCCTCCACGTCGCCTTTATCTGGCACCAGCACCAACCTCTGTACAAGTACCGCGATGGTAAGTACCGATTGCCGTGGGTGCGTTTGCATGGGACTAAAGATTACCTAGATCTGATCTTGCTGTTAGAAAAGTATCCCAAACTGCATCAAACTGTAAACTTAGTTCCATCGCTAATTTTACAGTTAGAGGATTACATTGCTGGAACAGCCTTCGATCCTTACTTAGAACTAGCTTTGATGCCGATCGAGCAACTTCAGGATGCTCAAAAGCAGTTTATCATTCGGCACTTTTTTGACGCCAACCATCACACGCTCATCGATCCGCACCCGCGCTACAGCGAGCTGTATCACCAACGCCAAGAGCATGGCGAGCCTTGGTGTTTCGACAATTGGATCGATCGCGATTACAGCGACTTATTGGCATGGCACAATCTCGCTTGGTTCGATCCCTTATTCTGGGAAGATCCAGAGATCGCGCACTGGCTGGCACAAGATCGGGATTTTAGCTTGAGCGATCGTCAACGCATTTATTCCAAGCAGCGGGAGATCTTACGACGGATCGTGCCTCAACATCGCAAGATGCAGGAATCGGGACAGCTAGAGGTAACGACGACGCCCTACACCCACCCGATTTTGCCACTGTTAGCCGATACCAATGTCGGACGGGTAGCCATCCCCAATATGGATCTACCACAGCAACGATTTCAGTGGGCTGAAGACATTCCCCGCCATCTGAATAAGGCTTGGGATATGTACAAAGATCGCTTTGGCTGCGCGCCACGGGGCTTATGGCCGTCAGAACAGGCGGTAAGTCCAGAAATGTTGCCTTATGTCGCCCAGCAGGGTTTTAAATGGCTGTGTACGGATGAGTCGGTGCTGGGTAATACCCTCAAGCAATATTTCCATCGCGATGGTGCGGGAAATGTGCTGGAGCCAGAGTTACTATATCGCCCCTATCAGGTGAGTACGCCCGATGGCGACTTGTCGATGGTATTCCGCGATCACCGTTTATCGGACTTAATTGGATTTACTTATAGTGGGATGCCCGCAGAAACAGCGGCAGCGGATTTAGTCGGACATTTGCATGAGATCTCCCGCTCTCTGGCTGCCAAAGAAGGGCACGGCGGTAACAGCCTAGAGAAACCATGGCTAGTCACGATCGCCCTCGACGGCGAAAACTGTTGGGAACACTACCATCTCGATGGCAAACCCTTCCTCGAACACCTCTACGGCACCCTTAGCGACGACGAGACAATCAAGCTCGTCACCGTCTCGGAATTCCTCGACGAATTCCCCCCAACAGCTAGTTTTCCACCCGCAGACATGCACACGGGTTCGTGGGTAGATGGTAGCCTCACCACCTGGATTGGCGATCCTGCCAAAAATCGCGCGTGGGACCTGCTCACCGCCGCCCGACAAGTACTGGCAAATCATCCCGAAGCTACCGAACAAACCAATCCCGCTGCGTGGGAAGCTCTATATGCCGCAGAAGGTTCGGATTGGTTCTGGTGGTTTGGCTACGGGCATTCTTCCAACCAAGATGCCATGTTCGACCAACTATTCCGCGAACATCTCATCGCCCTGTATCAAGCTTTAAATGAGCCTGTACCGCCCGAATTGCGCCAACCAGTCGAATCTCACGAGCGGCGGACTACCTACCGGCCAGAGGGCTTTATCAATCCAGTCATCGATGGTAGCGGCGACGAGCAGGATTGGAATTTTGCCGGACGCTTAGAAATTGGCGGTGCTAGTGGCACGATGCATCAGGCGAGTCTGATTCAGCGGGTGTTTTATGGTGCAGATCACCTGAATTTTTATCTGCGGATGGACTTTAAAGCTGGCGTCAAACCAGGCTTAGAGATTCCCAACGAGTTGAATTTGGTGTGGTTTTATCCCAAGGAAATCATGCACAATAGCCCGATTCCGTTGGCAGAATTACCGCGTCAAGCACCGACTAATTATCGGTTCCACCATCGACTCCTGATCGATCTAACCACCAAGAACACTTGGTTGCAAGAAGCAATGGATTACGATCGGTGGGAGGCTCGATCGAGTAATGCTCAAGTAGCCTGGGATAAGTGTCTAGAAATTGCCGTACCGTGGGCAGATCTCCATCTCGAACCAGATTACGGGTTGCAAATGGCGTTGATGTTCTCCGATTGCGGTCGTTATCGCCAGCACATTCCAGAACAGGGATGGATTAGTTTGCAAGTTCCGTAA
- a CDS encoding ABC-F family ATP-binding cassette domain-containing protein: MTIFTLQSVKKDFGIKEILKDGSFSLDAADKVGLIGMNGSGKSTLLKMIAGLEPIDGGQILLNPGVTTIYLPQQPEMEPERTVLEQVFADSGEQMQLVRDYEEISEKLARPENNDSAELLNKLSTVMQRMDAVNAWDLETKSKIILTKLGIHDFEAKVGDLSGGYRKRIALAAALLSEPDALLMDEPTNHLDALSVEWLQDYLSRYRGAILLITHDRYFLDKVTNRIIEIDRGDIFTYSGNYSYYLEKKALAEESMVGTQRKHAGLLRRELAWLQRGAKARSTKQKARIGRAEDLKEKEFKQITGKVEISTPTRRIGKKVIEVVGVSKSYGDRQLISDFTYEFSPDDRIGIIGENGAGKSTLMDICTGRLAPDKGTVDIGTTIHIGYFDQHSEDLQEAGTEQLRAIDYIKEVGEYVKTADGTQITASQMLERFLFTPNQQYTPINKLSGGEKRRLFLLRVLMSMPNVLILDEPTNDLDVQTLGVLEEYLFEFNGCVIVVSHDRYFLDRTVEKIFALEDKGKVREYPGNYSVYLDYKQAEATADKLAAKNDRSNEKAAPTAIPVESPKNEAKKRRLSTWEQREFAKLEAQIAKLEADKAKLERELAHSPNAGYSQLQKLAADLEVVNKAIDTTTERWLELAEFA, encoded by the coding sequence ATGACTATTTTTACGCTACAATCTGTTAAAAAAGACTTTGGAATCAAAGAGATTCTCAAAGATGGATCGTTTAGCCTAGATGCGGCGGATAAAGTTGGTTTAATCGGGATGAATGGATCGGGAAAATCAACTTTACTCAAGATGATCGCGGGATTAGAACCGATCGATGGCGGACAGATTTTACTCAATCCTGGAGTGACGACAATTTATTTGCCACAGCAGCCAGAAATGGAGCCAGAGCGCACGGTATTAGAACAAGTATTTGCCGATAGTGGCGAGCAAATGCAACTAGTGCGCGACTATGAGGAAATATCCGAAAAACTCGCTCGTCCCGAAAATAATGACTCTGCCGAATTATTAAATAAATTATCCACCGTGATGCAGCGGATGGATGCAGTTAATGCTTGGGATCTAGAAACCAAATCCAAGATTATTTTGACTAAATTAGGCATCCATGATTTTGAAGCAAAAGTTGGCGATCTTTCGGGTGGATATCGCAAGCGAATCGCACTAGCTGCGGCGTTATTATCCGAACCCGATGCGTTATTAATGGACGAACCGACGAACCATTTGGATGCTTTATCGGTGGAGTGGTTGCAAGATTATTTGAGTCGGTATCGCGGGGCAATTTTATTAATTACGCACGATCGCTACTTCTTGGATAAAGTTACCAATCGGATTATCGAGATCGATCGAGGCGATATTTTCACTTATAGTGGTAACTACTCTTATTACCTAGAGAAGAAAGCACTTGCAGAAGAATCAATGGTTGGCACCCAGCGCAAACATGCCGGATTATTGAGACGAGAATTAGCTTGGTTGCAACGGGGAGCAAAGGCTCGTAGCACCAAACAAAAAGCGCGAATTGGACGTGCTGAAGATCTCAAAGAAAAAGAATTCAAACAAATCACTGGTAAAGTCGAAATATCGACACCCACGCGCCGAATTGGCAAGAAAGTAATCGAAGTCGTTGGCGTCTCTAAAAGTTATGGCGATCGCCAGTTAATATCCGATTTTACCTATGAATTTTCACCTGACGATCGCATTGGTATTATCGGCGAAAATGGAGCGGGTAAATCGACACTAATGGACATCTGTACGGGACGATTGGCACCCGACAAAGGTACAGTCGATATCGGTACCACAATTCATATCGGCTACTTCGATCAACATTCCGAAGATTTACAAGAAGCAGGTACCGAACAACTCCGCGCGATCGACTATATCAAAGAAGTCGGTGAGTATGTCAAAACCGCCGACGGAACACAGATTACGGCATCGCAAATGTTGGAACGGTTTCTATTTACTCCCAACCAACAATATACGCCGATTAATAAACTCTCAGGCGGTGAAAAACGTCGCTTATTCTTATTGCGCGTCCTCATGAGTATGCCGAATGTCTTAATTCTCGACGAGCCGACAAACGATCTCGACGTGCAAACTTTAGGTGTATTAGAAGAATATCTCTTTGAATTCAACGGTTGTGTAATTGTAGTTTCACACGATCGCTACTTCCTCGATCGCACGGTTGAGAAAATATTTGCACTAGAAGACAAAGGCAAAGTCCGCGAATATCCTGGCAATTATTCTGTATATCTCGATTACAAACAAGCCGAAGCTACTGCCGACAAATTAGCTGCTAAAAACGATCGATCTAATGAAAAAGCAGCCCCTACAGCTATCCCTGTAGAATCACCTAAAAATGAAGCTAAAAAACGTCGGTTATCCACTTGGGAGCAGCGAGAATTTGCCAAGCTCGAAGCCCAAATAGCCAAACTCGAAGCAGATAAAGCCAAACTAGAACGAGAATTAGCACACTCACCAAATGCTGGATACAGTCAGCTTCAGAAACTCGCCGCCGATTTAGAAGTAGTTAATAAAGCGATCGATACTACAACAGAGCGGTGGTTGGAACTGGCGGAATTTGCATAG